One genomic window of Candidatus Nitrospira inopinata includes the following:
- the lpxK gene encoding tetraacyldisaccharide 4'-kinase, protein MALLQPGQPVRTWLRWAAFFYGLLVRSHGWWYRLGRATPSRLPCRVVSVGNLTVGGTGKTPVVILLTEWLQAEGLKVAVLSRGYKRMKGADRLLVSDGVRLLAGPSEAGDEPFLIAKRCPSAIVAVGADRTEVGRWVLAQHKVDCVVLDDGFQHRRLHRDVDVVLVDATDAAGLDALVPAGRLREPLEGLARATAVVVTRADSRENVEAVHQRLRKAGVTFNDEIEVSFRPESLVSARGDGNRPLEWAQGKRAWLVSGIGNGQSFRRSAEAAGVTIAGETIFGDHHHYRLDDVRRVRSEAKAAGAELVLTTEKDAGKLSPFLEPEDSWWALRIRVEILRGLERLRRLILEEKGIRRETGA, encoded by the coding sequence ATGGCGCTCTTGCAGCCCGGACAACCGGTCCGGACGTGGCTTCGATGGGCCGCGTTTTTCTATGGCCTGCTCGTGCGATCGCACGGCTGGTGGTATCGACTCGGCCGGGCGACGCCGTCCCGATTGCCCTGCAGGGTCGTGAGCGTGGGCAATCTCACCGTCGGCGGAACCGGCAAAACGCCGGTCGTCATCTTGCTGACGGAATGGTTGCAAGCCGAGGGGCTGAAGGTCGCCGTGTTGAGCCGTGGCTATAAACGGATGAAAGGAGCTGATCGGTTGCTGGTCTCCGATGGAGTTCGGTTGCTGGCCGGGCCGTCGGAGGCGGGCGATGAACCGTTTCTCATCGCCAAGCGATGTCCCTCCGCGATTGTGGCGGTAGGGGCGGACCGAACAGAGGTGGGCCGATGGGTTTTGGCGCAGCACAAGGTGGATTGCGTGGTCTTGGACGATGGATTTCAACATCGGAGACTTCATCGGGACGTTGACGTGGTCTTGGTCGATGCGACCGATGCGGCGGGGCTCGACGCGCTGGTGCCGGCCGGTCGTCTGCGTGAGCCGCTGGAGGGGCTGGCTCGCGCGACGGCGGTGGTCGTCACGAGGGCCGATTCGCGAGAAAACGTCGAGGCAGTTCATCAGCGGCTGAGGAAAGCCGGCGTCACCTTCAACGACGAGATCGAGGTTTCGTTCAGGCCGGAGTCGCTGGTATCGGCGCGGGGTGATGGGAATCGGCCGCTCGAATGGGCCCAAGGGAAACGAGCATGGCTGGTGAGCGGCATCGGCAACGGCCAATCGTTCCGCCGGTCGGCCGAGGCGGCAGGTGTGACGATTGCCGGCGAGACCATCTTCGGCGATCATCATCACTATCGCTTGGATGATGTCCGCCGGGTTCGATCAGAGGCGAAGGCCGCTGGCGCCGAGCTGGTGCTGACGACGGAGAAAGATGCCGGGAAATTGTCGCCCTTTCTTGAGCCGGAGGACTCCTGGTGGGCGTTGCGGATTCGCGTGGAGATCCTCCGGGGGCTGGAGCGGCTGCGACGTCTGATTCTCGAAGAAAAAGGAATAAGACGGGAGACCGGTGCGTAG
- the lpxB gene encoding lipid-A-disaccharide synthase — protein MPRILIVTGEASGDLHGANLAKALRARDPDVVLAGIGGAAMRDAGVRLVGESGRFDVIGMVGPLMVLGVLRRFWAVRRLFRSEPWDAVVFIDHPGLNLRYAYFAKAAGLRVFYYIAPQVWAWRPGRIHWIKRRVDHVLVVLPFEKAIYDQAKIPCTFVGHPLLDAVAFRHDREELRKSFALAPDGPVIALLPGSRKREVELLLPVLIEAAEKLAQREPRARFLLAQAPTIEDHLLQSLLQKSSVSVQVVKGRAGDVMAAADLAWIASGTATLQAAVIGTPLILVYRTSALTFWLAFFLIRVRWIGLVNLVAERTVVPELIQSDATGQRLYEEARRLLEDRSAYDEMKRGLAKVRAALGEPGASLRAAEVVLASCRA, from the coding sequence ATGCCGCGCATTCTCATCGTGACCGGCGAGGCCTCCGGCGATCTTCACGGGGCGAATCTTGCCAAGGCGTTGAGAGCGCGCGATCCCGACGTGGTGTTGGCGGGCATCGGGGGGGCGGCGATGAGGGACGCCGGGGTTCGATTGGTGGGCGAGTCCGGCCGTTTCGACGTGATCGGCATGGTCGGCCCGCTCATGGTGCTGGGGGTCCTCCGGCGCTTTTGGGCGGTTCGTCGATTGTTCAGGTCGGAGCCCTGGGACGCGGTGGTGTTCATCGATCATCCGGGATTGAACTTGCGGTACGCCTATTTCGCCAAGGCGGCGGGGCTGCGCGTGTTCTACTATATCGCGCCGCAAGTCTGGGCCTGGAGACCGGGACGTATTCATTGGATCAAACGGCGGGTCGATCACGTGCTGGTCGTGCTGCCGTTTGAAAAGGCCATTTATGATCAAGCCAAGATCCCCTGCACGTTCGTCGGCCATCCCTTGTTGGACGCCGTCGCCTTTCGGCACGATCGTGAAGAGCTTCGCAAGTCGTTCGCTTTGGCTCCTGACGGTCCGGTCATCGCGCTGCTGCCGGGGAGCCGAAAGAGGGAAGTGGAGCTGCTTTTGCCGGTCCTGATCGAAGCCGCCGAAAAATTGGCTCAACGGGAGCCTCGTGCGCGGTTTCTGTTGGCGCAGGCTCCCACGATCGAAGATCATCTGCTTCAGTCCCTGCTGCAAAAAAGCTCGGTTTCCGTCCAGGTCGTCAAGGGACGGGCCGGTGACGTCATGGCGGCGGCGGATCTGGCGTGGATCGCGTCGGGAACCGCGACGCTTCAGGCCGCGGTGATCGGCACGCCGCTGATTTTGGTGTATCGGACCAGCGCGCTGACGTTCTGGTTGGCGTTTTTTCTCATCCGGGTTCGATGGATCGGGTTGGTGAATTTGGTCGCGGAGCGGACCGTCGTGCCGGAGCTGATTCAATCGGATGCGACCGGCCAGCGATTGTACGAGGAGGCCCGACGCCTCTTGGAAGATCGATCCGCCTATGATGAAATGAAGCGCGGCTTGGCGAAGGTGCGCGCGGCGTTGGGCGAGCCCGGCGCGTCGCTCAGGGCCGCGGAGGTGGTGTTGGCGTCATGTCGGGCATAG
- a CDS encoding 3-deoxy-D-manno-octulosonic acid transferase, protein MWRVLYNIGLLIATPIVVGLLLAKPRCRRGFLQRMGWQAHPSDKEQRDRPVVWVHAVSLGEAVAAAPLVKALRERHPELCYIVTTVTETGREAVEQRLAGVAEHRYAPLDFPWAVSGMVNRLRPSLYLFVETELWPNVLWTLNDRRIPTILVNGRLSSRSFDRQNRGAVRSFYRSVIRSITLCLMQADRDRQRIVALGADPSRVHTTGNIKFDQPLPAGEDGEASERRFGLNQSDRLILAGSTHAGEEEMLVAAYRRIVEADPSVVLMLAPRHIERVERVESMIRDAGFTVQRKSRIEQKGRGPRVVILDTRGELARAYREATVAFVGGTLVPVGGHNLLEPAAWGKPVLFGPYTDHCAEVATMLEEAGGGRRVRDVEELVRVCGEWLADPHARERVGGAARRVVSDNQGALQRTLDLIESCFNAIETSHRSLRPS, encoded by the coding sequence ATGTGGCGCGTTCTCTATAACATCGGTCTCTTGATCGCAACGCCGATCGTCGTCGGCCTGCTGTTGGCGAAGCCCCGATGCCGACGAGGGTTTCTCCAAAGAATGGGCTGGCAAGCCCATCCGTCCGATAAAGAGCAACGGGATCGACCGGTCGTCTGGGTGCACGCGGTGTCGCTGGGAGAAGCGGTCGCGGCCGCTCCGCTCGTCAAGGCGTTGCGGGAACGTCATCCGGAGCTTTGCTATATCGTGACGACCGTGACGGAGACCGGGCGCGAGGCGGTCGAGCAACGGTTGGCCGGCGTGGCGGAGCATCGGTACGCGCCGCTGGATTTTCCGTGGGCGGTCTCGGGCATGGTGAATCGGCTGCGGCCTTCGCTCTACCTGTTCGTTGAAACGGAGTTGTGGCCCAACGTGCTTTGGACGTTGAACGACCGGCGCATTCCGACGATCCTGGTGAACGGCCGATTGTCGTCCCGCTCGTTTGATCGACAAAATAGGGGCGCCGTTCGCTCGTTCTATCGATCCGTTATCCGGTCGATCACCCTGTGTTTGATGCAAGCCGATCGGGATCGACAACGAATTGTCGCGCTGGGCGCCGATCCGTCTCGCGTGCATACGACCGGCAATATCAAGTTCGATCAACCGCTTCCAGCCGGGGAAGACGGCGAGGCGTCGGAACGGCGCTTTGGATTGAATCAGTCGGACAGGCTGATCTTGGCCGGCAGCACCCACGCGGGCGAGGAGGAAATGCTCGTCGCGGCCTATCGCCGGATTGTCGAGGCGGATCCATCGGTCGTGTTGATGCTGGCGCCGCGACATATCGAGCGGGTGGAGCGGGTCGAATCCATGATTCGCGACGCCGGTTTCACGGTTCAACGGAAAAGCCGAATCGAACAAAAGGGACGGGGGCCACGGGTCGTCATCTTGGATACGAGGGGGGAGCTGGCCCGCGCCTACCGTGAAGCGACGGTGGCGTTCGTGGGCGGTACCTTGGTGCCGGTCGGGGGCCATAATTTGCTGGAGCCGGCGGCTTGGGGAAAACCGGTTCTTTTCGGACCTTATACCGATCATTGCGCGGAAGTGGCGACCATGTTGGAAGAAGCGGGAGGAGGCCGGCGTGTAAGAGACGTGGAAGAATTGGTGCGTGTGTGCGGCGAATGGCTTGCCGATCCCCATGCCCGCGAGCGCGTCGGAGGGGCCGCGCGGCGCGTCGTGTCGGACAATCAAGGCGCTCTGCAACGAACACTGGACTTGATCGAATCGTGCTTCAACGCCATAGAGACATCGCACCGTTCCCTCCGGCCTTCGTGA
- the waaF gene encoding lipopolysaccharide heptosyltransferase II: MRRESIKRLVARAPNWIGDAVMCEPALRGLRSLFPQAELTVLAKPSVAELFSGDAGVDRIVLYDDRRLHAGLSGKWALAETLRRHRFDLAVLFQNAFEAAFLTWLAGIPRRYGYATDGRAMFLTDPVAVPDLGKPVHQVAYYWNLLKPLGLNGEPMVPALTVSPDEERTMGERLASAGIGPSDLVIGINPGSTYGAAKRWLPDRFAEVAQRLVGRLRGDEEREAAVVIIGAKGEETLGRRIAAQINARTAVLSGTTTIRELMAAIKRCRLLLTNDTGPMHIAAAFGVPVTAIFGPTDWRTTSPYGQKDCIVRAPVDCAPCLLRECPIDHRCMTGVAVGEVYETVLRQIRRSDGTRCESARDSSKDHGAKARQSADVIAGLAGVTVFLDRDGTLNPDPGYIRSPDQYELFPGVADALAELKRAGARLIVVTNQSGVARGFLSMRDLEAIHEKLARLLGEAGVTLDAVYVCPHHPDDGCECRKPKIGLVDRAVREHGIDLSRSYLIGDRARDMELAKRVGARAVLVTTGAVTPQQVEGLGDAGVVPDHVASSLEEAAEWIRGDVQSRFCQEAVRRAEEHRGLDARPVSDSPTGVTQNHG; encoded by the coding sequence GTGCGTAGGGAATCGATCAAGCGGCTTGTCGCGCGGGCGCCGAATTGGATCGGCGACGCCGTCATGTGCGAGCCTGCGTTGCGCGGGCTCCGGTCGTTGTTTCCTCAGGCGGAACTGACGGTGCTGGCGAAGCCCTCCGTCGCGGAACTGTTCTCGGGTGACGCAGGCGTGGACCGGATCGTCCTCTATGACGACCGTCGTCTGCACGCCGGCCTTTCGGGAAAATGGGCGCTCGCCGAGACTCTGCGCCGGCACCGATTCGATCTGGCCGTGTTGTTTCAAAACGCCTTCGAAGCGGCGTTTCTGACCTGGCTGGCCGGCATCCCGCGCCGATACGGGTATGCCACCGATGGGCGCGCCATGTTTCTGACCGATCCGGTCGCGGTTCCGGACCTTGGGAAACCTGTTCATCAAGTCGCCTATTACTGGAACCTGCTCAAACCGCTGGGGCTGAACGGAGAGCCGATGGTTCCGGCGCTGACCGTCTCGCCGGATGAGGAACGGACGATGGGCGAGAGACTGGCGTCGGCGGGAATCGGACCGTCGGATCTCGTCATCGGGATCAATCCCGGCTCCACCTACGGAGCGGCCAAACGATGGCTGCCCGATCGCTTTGCGGAGGTCGCGCAACGGCTGGTCGGACGATTGCGAGGGGATGAGGAAAGAGAGGCGGCGGTGGTGATCATTGGCGCCAAGGGGGAAGAAACATTGGGCCGACGGATTGCGGCTCAGATCAACGCACGAACGGCGGTCTTGTCCGGGACGACGACGATTCGAGAATTGATGGCGGCGATCAAGCGGTGTCGACTGCTGCTGACCAACGATACCGGCCCGATGCACATCGCCGCGGCCTTCGGCGTGCCGGTCACGGCGATCTTCGGTCCGACGGATTGGCGCACGACGTCGCCTTATGGGCAGAAAGACTGCATCGTGCGGGCGCCGGTCGATTGCGCCCCTTGTCTTTTGCGAGAATGTCCAATCGACCATCGATGTATGACCGGAGTGGCGGTCGGTGAGGTGTACGAGACGGTGTTGCGGCAGATACGAAGAAGCGACGGGACAAGGTGTGAATCGGCGCGAGATTCATCCAAAGATCATGGTGCAAAAGCCCGGCAGTCTGCCGACGTGATCGCCGGCCTGGCCGGTGTCACCGTGTTTCTGGACCGCGATGGGACGTTGAATCCCGACCCCGGCTACATCCGCTCGCCGGATCAGTACGAGCTTTTCCCCGGCGTCGCCGATGCGCTGGCCGAACTCAAACGAGCCGGGGCTCGATTGATCGTCGTGACGAACCAATCGGGGGTGGCCAGAGGGTTTCTGTCCATGAGGGATCTGGAGGCGATTCACGAAAAACTTGCCCGCCTCCTCGGCGAAGCGGGGGTGACTCTCGATGCCGTTTATGTATGCCCCCATCACCCCGATGACGGCTGCGAATGCCGGAAGCCGAAAATCGGCCTGGTGGATCGGGCCGTCCGCGAACATGGTATCGATCTGTCCCGTTCCTATCTCATCGGTGATCGGGCGCGCGATATGGAATTGGCCAAGCGAGTGGGAGCGCGGGCCGTGTTGGTGACCACAGGGGCCGTGACGCCGCAACAGGTGGAAGGGCTTGGTGACGCCGGTGTGGTTCCCGATCATGTCGCCTCGTCGCTTGAGGAGGCTGCGGAATGGATTCGGGGAGATGTGCAGAGTCGGTTTTGTCAGGAGGCCGTTCGACGAGCCGAAGAGCATCGCGGTCTTGATGCACGACCGGTCTCTGATAGCCCAACCGGCGTGACGCAGAACCATGGCTGA
- a CDS encoding lysophospholipid acyltransferase family protein — translation MLKGEKKTGLRKRLGRWAACSLLPPVAAALIRILFRTMSCETRGHETVDALYREGRRIVLAFWHAQQLMIPMGYRGAGSHVLISQHGDGEIIARIIARFGHESVRGSSTRGGAAALRALIKLGRSGRDVVVTPDGPKGPRCQAKLGVIQLAKATGLPIIPLAFACSKKNSLRAGIDTWSRTPSPKACFCMASPCGFRARRTTRRSKPLAWSWKRRLIA, via the coding sequence GTGTTGAAAGGAGAGAAGAAGACCGGCCTCCGAAAGCGGCTGGGACGGTGGGCGGCCTGTTCGCTGTTGCCGCCGGTCGCGGCCGCCTTGATCCGAATCCTGTTCCGGACCATGAGCTGCGAGACCAGGGGCCATGAGACGGTCGATGCCCTGTACCGGGAAGGACGTCGCATCGTGCTCGCCTTTTGGCACGCCCAACAGTTGATGATCCCGATGGGCTACCGGGGGGCTGGGTCTCACGTGTTGATCAGCCAACATGGAGACGGAGAAATCATCGCCCGTATTATCGCCCGGTTCGGCCATGAGTCGGTGCGAGGGTCGAGCACGCGCGGAGGCGCCGCCGCGCTTCGCGCGTTGATCAAGCTGGGCCGATCGGGCCGGGACGTGGTCGTGACTCCTGATGGTCCCAAAGGGCCTCGCTGTCAGGCGAAGCTCGGGGTGATTCAGTTGGCCAAGGCGACGGGCCTGCCGATCATCCCCCTCGCCTTCGCCTGTTCAAAAAAAAACTCTTTGCGAGCTGGGATCGATACATGGTCCCGTACCCCTTCTCCAAAGGCCTGTTTCTGTATGGCGAGCCCCTGTGGGTTTCGCGCGAGGCGGACGACGCGGCGCTCGAAGCCGCTCGCTTGGAGCTGGAAGCGACGCTTAATCGCCTGA
- a CDS encoding class I SAM-dependent methyltransferase has product MREQTGEGGRAGRESSSIPCNLCGGTDVSTLSNRSRSGKPLRTVICRSCGLVWSDPRPHDARQFYEEEYRLSYKHTYQPKPKHVLRAGKVALSRFEKIKDLLASPKLVLDVGTGGGEFAYLLRSLGHQVQGVEPNKGYAEYSIREYGLTVQVGFVQDAAFLPESFDVVTIWHVLEHTEDPGAVLALLRSWLKPGGRLVVEVPNVEATCQAPKNTFHEAHLYNFNVVTLRRLAKKQGLREVRHVISRDGGNITMVFGREEAPIVNGAALDIPGNYEWIARIVRGHSAWRHHLTPMPYVRAWQRFCRSLEERRETAAVSSGKELLDDLYGRELRARFSIEAGNGVA; this is encoded by the coding sequence ATGCGCGAACAAACTGGAGAAGGGGGACGAGCAGGGAGAGAGTCCTCCTCAATACCTTGCAACCTGTGCGGGGGAACGGACGTCTCCACCCTGTCGAATCGCAGTCGCAGTGGGAAGCCGCTACGGACCGTCATCTGTCGAAGCTGCGGACTGGTCTGGTCCGATCCTCGTCCCCATGACGCGAGGCAGTTCTACGAAGAAGAGTATCGTCTCTCCTATAAACACACCTACCAGCCGAAGCCCAAACATGTTCTGCGGGCAGGGAAAGTGGCGCTTTCACGCTTTGAAAAGATTAAGGACCTGCTGGCGAGCCCCAAGCTCGTTTTGGACGTGGGGACCGGCGGAGGGGAGTTCGCCTATCTGCTCCGATCACTGGGGCATCAGGTCCAAGGTGTCGAGCCCAACAAGGGATACGCGGAGTATTCGATACGAGAATATGGATTGACGGTCCAGGTGGGTTTTGTGCAAGACGCGGCGTTTCTCCCCGAGTCGTTCGACGTGGTGACGATCTGGCACGTACTCGAACATACGGAAGATCCAGGAGCGGTATTGGCGCTGCTCCGATCCTGGCTCAAGCCAGGTGGAAGGTTGGTCGTCGAGGTGCCGAACGTGGAGGCGACCTGCCAGGCCCCCAAGAACACGTTTCATGAGGCGCATCTTTACAATTTCAATGTCGTGACGCTGCGCCGGTTGGCCAAGAAACAGGGATTGCGCGAGGTCCGGCACGTCATCTCTCGAGACGGCGGGAATATCACGATGGTGTTCGGGAGAGAGGAAGCGCCCATCGTAAACGGCGCCGCCCTCGATATTCCCGGCAACTACGAATGGATCGCTCGGATCGTCCGAGGGCACAGTGCTTGGCGGCATCATCTGACGCCGATGCCCTATGTGCGGGCGTGGCAACGGTTTTGTCGATCGCTCGAAGAACGAAGGGAGACGGCTGCCGTATCGAGCGGCAAGGAGCTCCTCGACGATCTCTATGGACGGGAGTTGCGGGCCCGTTTCTCGATCGAGGCGGGCAACGGGGTCGCTTGA
- the msbA gene encoding lipid A export permease/ATP-binding protein MsbA, whose translation MSGIDRFKRLMRYVKPYRGRFIGALACSGMVALLSGVYAWLAKPVLDGIFIEKNERLWLILPVALMGVAVLKALFSYGVGYLMAYVTNRVVADIRQELVRHLVRLPVGFHDTNTSGRLVSRVVNDVGLMASAASNVLKDIFQHVLTFLAMVAVIFYQNWKLAAISAVVIPLSAVTMVRVGKRLRRLATSGQEQMGDLSSMLQETLAGIRMVKAFGREDAEAARFKEYNRAFLGTTLKANQVWSIGSSHMEVIGVIGVAGIIWYGGYLVIHGDMTPGALFSFMAAMLMAYTPIRKLSGANNIIQQALAAAERVYDVMDLPTERLHEQDAVPLEKIDRGLEFQDVSLRYDDHAVPALNGIDLSVKAGEMVALVGSSGSGKTTLISLLPRFYEPTAGRILLDGRPLADYQLRSLRAKIGIVSQDVVLFDDTVRNNLAFGRTDATMAEIEEAAKAAYAHDFILRLPQGYDTVIGERGVKLSGGERQRLAIARAILRDPPLLILDEATSALDTESERMVQLALTNLMKNRTTLVIAHRLSTVQNADRIVVLDRGSIVEMGTHEELLRRRGMYHRLYTMQFQDAAAHERMMRAEC comes from the coding sequence ATGTCGGGCATAGATCGTTTTAAGCGCCTCATGCGCTACGTGAAGCCCTATCGGGGCCGATTCATCGGGGCGTTGGCCTGTTCGGGCATGGTCGCCCTGCTGAGCGGGGTCTATGCGTGGCTCGCGAAGCCGGTGCTGGACGGGATCTTTATCGAAAAGAACGAGCGCCTGTGGCTGATTCTCCCCGTGGCCTTGATGGGGGTGGCGGTCTTGAAGGCGCTTTTCAGCTACGGCGTCGGCTATTTGATGGCCTATGTGACGAATCGCGTCGTCGCGGATATCAGGCAGGAACTGGTCCGGCATTTGGTCCGTCTGCCGGTCGGGTTTCACGACACGAACACGTCGGGACGGTTGGTGTCGCGGGTGGTCAATGACGTCGGCCTGATGGCGAGCGCGGCGTCGAACGTGCTGAAGGATATTTTTCAGCATGTCCTGACGTTTCTGGCCATGGTGGCCGTGATTTTCTATCAGAACTGGAAGTTGGCGGCCATCTCGGCCGTCGTCATTCCCCTGTCGGCGGTGACGATGGTGCGGGTCGGCAAGCGGTTGCGGCGGTTGGCGACGAGCGGGCAAGAGCAGATGGGGGATCTGTCGTCGATGTTGCAAGAGACGTTGGCCGGCATTCGAATGGTCAAGGCGTTCGGGCGCGAGGACGCGGAAGCGGCGCGGTTCAAGGAATACAACAGGGCGTTCCTGGGGACCACGCTCAAGGCGAATCAAGTGTGGTCGATCGGGTCGTCGCACATGGAAGTGATCGGCGTGATCGGAGTGGCGGGAATCATTTGGTACGGCGGGTATCTGGTCATCCACGGCGATATGACGCCGGGCGCTTTGTTTTCCTTCATGGCGGCGATGCTGATGGCCTATACGCCGATCCGCAAGTTGTCCGGAGCCAATAACATCATTCAGCAGGCGTTGGCGGCGGCCGAGCGGGTCTATGACGTCATGGATCTCCCCACGGAGCGATTGCATGAGCAGGACGCCGTTCCGTTGGAGAAAATCGATCGGGGCCTCGAGTTTCAAGACGTCTCGCTGCGCTACGACGACCACGCCGTGCCGGCTCTCAACGGGATCGATCTGTCGGTCAAGGCCGGCGAGATGGTGGCGTTGGTCGGAAGCAGCGGGAGCGGCAAAACGACGCTGATCAGTTTGTTGCCGAGATTTTATGAGCCGACTGCCGGCCGGATTCTGCTGGACGGCCGGCCGCTCGCTGACTACCAGTTGCGGTCGCTGCGCGCGAAGATCGGCATCGTCTCCCAAGACGTCGTCTTGTTCGACGACACCGTGAGGAACAACCTGGCGTTCGGACGAACGGATGCGACGATGGCCGAGATCGAAGAGGCGGCCAAGGCGGCCTATGCCCACGACTTCATCCTGCGTCTTCCCCAAGGCTACGATACGGTCATCGGCGAGCGGGGCGTCAAATTGTCGGGCGGCGAACGGCAGCGGCTGGCGATCGCTCGGGCGATTCTGCGGGATCCGCCCCTGTTGATTCTGGATGAAGCCACGTCGGCCTTGGATACGGAATCCGAGCGGATGGTGCAACTGGCCTTGACGAATTTGATGAAAAATCGCACGACGTTAGTCATCGCGCATCGGCTTTCGACGGTCCAAAACGCGGATCGCATCGTCGTGTTGGATCGCGGCTCGATCGTGGAAATGGGGACCCATGAGGAACTGTTGCGGCGGAGAGGGATGTACCATCGCCTTTACACCATGCAGTTCCAGGACGCGGCGGCGCACGAACGGATGATGAGGGCGGAGTGTTGA